The following are encoded in a window of Heliangelus exortis chromosome 9, bHelExo1.hap1, whole genome shotgun sequence genomic DNA:
- the LOC139800087 gene encoding collagen alpha-2(I) chain-like, with protein MIQVPRGVPGGIRAPTEPAVGSVGRVGCPAGREGGPWGCGVLSRVRRGPWGARGPSQQGQGVPPWGTGCSLQRGQGVPGGLSASPSEDGRSLGTRTRSPRGSPGARWWFLGGGWGAFRPAAASPRFLYPPPPKIKRGKKGPRRAGIPLRLRVQQPAGPPDRSSTARGRRFPPAVSAPWRPLWAGAGSVGGSVLPGCREDGGGVFVGAGFGADGAGRAAAAGLPGGPGTVPFPRNSTAVPEPPLKQLLCGCAHICPQHMDSTVQLQEEPQLSSAFQHFSIFVQVNGGDTPAMEQRSPHPPPFSLPAGAKGLLK; from the exons ATGATCCAG GTCCCCAGGGGGGTCCCCGGGGGGATCCGGGCACCCACGGAGCCGGCGGTGGGGTCTGTGGGGCGTGTGGGgtgcccagcaggcagggaagggggaccctgggggtgtggggtgctCAGCAGAGTGCGGAGGGGGCCCTGGGGGGCACGGGGTCCCTCCCAGCAAGGACAGGGGGTCCCTCCCTGGGGGACAGGATGTTCCCTCCAACGAGGacagggggtccctggggggctCAGTGCGTCCCCCAGTGAGGACGGGAGGTCCCTGGGGACGCGCACCCGGAGCCCGAGAGGGTCCCCTGGGGCTCGATGGTGGTTCctggggggaggctggggggcgTTCCGGCCTGCGGCTGCTTCTCCCCGGTTTCTTtaccctcctccccccaaaataaaacgCGGGAAAAAGGGACCCAGGCGTGCGGGGATCCCCCTCCGCCTCCGAGTCCAGCAGCCCGCAGGTCCTCCAGACCGGTCCTCCACCGCCAGGGGGCGCCGCTTCCCGCCGGCTGTGTCCGCCCCGTGGAGGCCGCTCTGGGCAGGTGCCGGAAGTGTCGGTGGTAGTGTTTTGCCGGGGTGCCGGGAAGATGGCGGCGGAGTGTTCGTGGGTGCCGGGTTTGGAGCGGACGGCGCTGGACGGGCGGCTGCTGCGGGTCTGCCGGGTG gTCCCGGGACAGTCCCTTTCCCCAGGAACTCCACGGCAGTGCCCGAGCCCcccctgaagcagctgctgtgtggcTGTGCCCACATCTGCCCCCAGCACATGGACTCCACggtgcagctgcaggaggagccccagctcagctctgccttccagcACTTCAGCATTTTTGTGCAGGTCA
- the COPS9 gene encoding COP9 signalosome complex subunit 9, whose translation MKPAVDEMFPEGAGPYVDLDEAGGSTGLLMDLAANEKAVHADFFNDFEDLFDDDDIQ comes from the exons ATGAAGCCGGCGGTGGATGAGATGTTCCCTGAGGGAGCGGGGCCCTACGTGGATCTCGATGAG GCAGGGGGAAGCACGGGGCTGCTGATGGATTTGGCCGCCAACGAGAAAGCCGTGCACGCCGACTTCTTCAATG ATTTTGAAGATCTCTTTGATGACGATGACATCCAGTGA